The following proteins come from a genomic window of Gossypium raimondii isolate GPD5lz chromosome 5, ASM2569854v1, whole genome shotgun sequence:
- the LOC105768970 gene encoding pentatricopeptide repeat-containing protein At4g19890, protein MILRQHGIKPRLSPNPLFILNQSYLHFSTNPIDAQSPFPSSETQSFVKTICSQVYESYQQQAFSRFSPPRLNLNINPYSLTHEQAISIVAFLANESGSMVALSFFYWALDIYIFKRFMRLYIVTATSLIKNGNFDRANEVMQCLVRNFSEIGRLKEAVGMVFEMQNHGLKLNAETFNCILGVGLEMGLLDYLEKVFDEMSERGVCGDFCSYKLMVVGYCRMGRVSEVDKWLKEMLERGFIVDNATCTLVISLFCDKGFANRALWYFDKMVKMGFKPNLINYSCLINGLCEKGSIKQAFGKLEEMVREGWKPNVYVHTALIDGLCKKGWTEKAFRLFLKLVRSDKYKPNVHTYTSMICGYCSEEKLNRSEMLLSRMKEQGLVPNTNTYTTLINGHCKMGSFDRAYELMRVMDKEGFTPNIYTYNAIICGLCKRGRVQEAYELLRNGLLHGLQADRVTYTILITEQCKQANTELAMAFFGKMIKVGLLPDMHSYNTLIAAFCKKKEMKESENLFEEALRLGLVPTKETYTSMISGYCRAGNLSLGLKFFNKMSDHSCVPDSITYGTLISGLCRESRLEEACQLYETMMDKGLSPCEVTRLTLAYEYCKKDDSAIAMVMLERLEKKLWMRTVNTLIRKLCSEKKVGIAALFFHRLLDKDRNVDRVTLAAFVTACYETDKFALVSDLNERISKGIG, encoded by the coding sequence ATGATTCTCAGGCAGCATGGAATTAAACCCAGATTATCACCCAATCCCCTCTTCATTCtcaaccaatcctatctccatTTTAGCACAAATCCCATTGATGCCCAATCTCCATTCCCGTCATCAGAAACCCAATCCTTTGTTAAAACAATCTGTTCTCAAGTCTATGAATCGTATCAGCAACAAGCCTTCTCTAGATTTTCACCTCCAAGGCTCAACCTTAACATCAATCCTTATTCTTTGACCCATGAACAAGCCATTTCAATCGTTGCTTTTCTGGCAAATGAATCTGGTTCCATGGTTGCTCTAAGTTTCTTTTACTGGGCACTTGATATCTACATATTTAAACGTTTCATGAGGCTTTACATTGTAACTGCCACTTCTTTGATTAAAAACGGTAACTTTGATAGAGCCAATGAAGTAATGCAGTGTCTGGTAAGAAATTTTTCTGAAATCGGGAGGTTAAAGGAGGCTGTTGGGATGGTTTTTGAGATGCAAAATCATGGCTTGAAGCTAAATGCTGAAACCTTTAATTGTATCTTGGGGGTTGGTTTGGAAATGGGGTTGCTTGATTATTTGGAGAAAGTGTTTGATGAAATGTCTGAGAGAGGTGTGTGTGGGGATTTTTGTAGTTATAAATTGATGGTAGTTGGGTATTGTAGAATGGGGAGGGTTTCAGAGGTTGATAAGTGGTTGAAGGAAATGCTGGAAAGAGGGTTCATTGTTGATAATGCTACTTGCACATTGGTTATCAGTTTGTTCTGTGACAAGGGTTTTGCAAATCGAGCACTCTGGTACTTTGATAAGATGGTGAAGATGGGATTTAAGCCTAATCTGATTAACTATTCTTGTTTGATTAATGGGTTGTGTGAGAAGGGTAGTATAAAGCAAGCCTTtggaaaattggaagaaatgGTTAGGGAAGGATGGAAGCCTAATGTGTATGTACATACTGCTTTGATCGATGGGCTTTGCAAGAAAGGATGGACTGAGAAGGCTTTTAGGTTGTTCCTTAAGCTTGTTAGGAGTGATAAATACAAGCCAAATGTCCATACATATACTTCTATGATCTGTGGTTATTGCAGTGAGGAGAAGTTGAATCGGTCAGAGATGTTATTGAGCAGAATGAAAGAACAAGGTTTGGTTCCTAACACCAACACATATACCACTCTTATTAATGGCCATTGCAAAATGGGAAGTTTTGACCGAGCATATGAATTGATGCGTGTAATGGACAAAGAAGGTTTTACTccgaatatatatacatataatgcAATTATTTGTGGTCTCTGTAAAAGGGGAAGGGTTCAAGAGGCCTATGAACTGCTTAGAAATGGCCTTCTGCATGGATTGCAAGCTGATAGAGTTACATATACCATTCTCATTACTGAGCAGTGCAAGCAAGCTAATACTGAGCTAGCTATGGCCTTTTTTGGTAAGATGATTAAAGTTGGCCTCCTGCCTGATATGCATTCATATAACACATTGATTGCAGCATTCTgcaagaaaaaggaaatgaaagagAGTGAGAACCTTTTTGAGGAAGCTTTAAGGCTTGGATTGGTTCCAACCAAGGAAACTTACACATCCATGATAAGTGGGTACTGCCGAGCCGGAAACTTAAGCTTGGGGCTCAAGTTTTTCAACAAGATGAGTGACCACAGTTGTGTACCAGATAGCATCACATACGGAACATTGATCAGTGGACTTTGCAGAGAGTCTAGGTTGGAGGAGGCGTGCCAGTTATATGAGACTATGATGGATAAGGGGCTCTCTCCATGTGAAGTAACTCGGTTAACACTTGCTTACGAGTATTGCAAAAAAGATGATTCTGCCATTGCCATGGTTATGTTGGAAAGACTAGAGAAAAAACTTTGGATGCGCACGGTTAACACCTTGATCAGGAAGCTTTGTAGTGAGAAGAAAGTGGGCATAGCAGCATTATTCTTTCATAGATTATTGGATAAGGATCGCAATGTTGATCGTGTAACTTTGGCAGCAT
- the LOC105768972 gene encoding protein EXORDIUM-like 7 — MDKLSCYLLLLLSFFCFRLDLSWSLETRFNRAPNNQGSSDLANLVYHMGPVLSSPIKLYIIWYGNWNSTHQATIRDFLNSFSSPALSPSVADWWKTVRLYTDQTGSNITDSLSLSGEFFDSRLSNGVRLNRLSMQHIIKNAVTSKPSPLPLDPRNGLYLVLTSSDVQVDEFCRAVCGFHYFSFPSIVGATVPYAWIGYSGTQCPGVCAYPFARPLGAPPPSAMGGNDIMRPPNGDAGVDGMVSVIAHELAESSSNPLVNAWYAGDNPIAPGEIADMCLGLYGSGGGGGYVGKVSTDAGGNGYNVNGVKGRRFLVQWVWDPVKKRCFGPNAMD, encoded by the coding sequence atggacaaGCTCTCTTGTTATCTTCTCTTGCTATTGTCGTTCTTTTGTTTTCGTTTGGATCTTTCATGGAGTCTAGAAACTAGGTTTAACCGAGCTCCCAATAATCAGGGTTCTTCAGACCTGGCTAACCTTGTGTACCACATGGGTCCAGTCCTTTCATCGCCTATCAAGCTGTACATAATCTGGTATGGTAACTGGAATTCAACCCACCAAGCTACTATTAGGGATTTCTTAAATTCCTTTTCTTCTCCAGCTCTTTCTCCTTCTGTTGCTGATTGGTGGAAAACTGTGAGGCTCTACACCGACCAGACAGGATCCAACATCACTGATAGCCTTTCCCTTTCGGGGGAATTCTTTGATTCAAGACTTTCCAATGGTGTTCGTCTAAATCGTTTATCAATGCAACACATCATCAAAAACGCAGTCACTTCCAAGCCAAGCCCACTGCCTCTCGATCCTCGCAATGGTCTCTATTTGGTGCTGACTTCATCTGATGTCCAGGTTGATGAATTCTGCAGGGCAGTTTGCGGCTTTCATTACTTCTCCTTCCCATCCATTGTTGGTGCCACGGTTCCTTATGCCTGGATTGGTTACAGTGGGACTCAGTGTCCAGGCGTGTGTGCCTATCCATTTGCCCGGCCTTTGGGGGCGCCACCGCCGAGTGCGATGGGAGGTAACGACATCATGCGCCCACCGAATGGAGATGCCGGAGTCGACGGGATGGTTAGTGTTATAGCTCACGAGCTAGCTGAATCGTCGAGTAATCCACTGGTGAATGCATGGTATGCTGGTGATAATCCAATTGCACCGGGTGAAATCGCAGACATGTGCCTCGGTTTGTACGGTTCAGGCGGTGGCGGTGGGTATGTGGGTAAAGTTTCCACGGATGCAGGGGGGAATGGCTACAATGTGAATGGAGTTAAAGGAAGAAGATTTTTGGTTCAATGGGTATGGGATCCTGTGAAAAAAAGATGCTTTGGACCTAATGCCATGGATTAA
- the LOC105769580 gene encoding uncharacterized protein At4g19900: MIRNLRSRRRPRYGAQVCAVISALLLLFSVSVLYSRLSLSSKSHMYPHHSSEDNNDAVFHSIPLLSDSEDVATTTITSSTDDKIDELDTLEENDITEDDNNNEIEQEEQEITTMNKKDKIFSSGHFYFDHLSGSIRRAFNKRSIQDWDYDGGFLNEGFSGEDVKIKATFGSDDIPLDEEVRSKMTEVESIEDALLVKKVAGRKVNPLREKWGDWFDKKSDFLRRDRMFKSNLEILNPLNNPLLQDPDGVGATGLTRGDKMVQKWILSEFKKVPFTGKKPLGISETGLKVKKGSESKKNENARNVLSERESSSSEDLSSNTNRNESRIRKNEVKNGDLETYKTNTEFSGHIYADGKRWGYYPGLDSRLSFTDFVDAFFKKGKCDMRVFIIWNSPPWMYSVRHQRGLESLLAQHRDACVLVFSETVELDFFKDSFLKDGYKVAVAMPNLDELLKDTPTHVFASVWFKWRKTKFYTIHYSELVRLAALYKYGGIYLDSDIIVLKPLLALNNSVGLEDQGSSLNGALMAFRKESPFIMECLNEFYLTYDDTRLRWNGADLLSRVAKRFSNEKNISIKRPELNVQPSAVFFPISSQHIIRYFVSPTTESEKLQQDALFNRILTESVTFHFWNSLTSALIPEPKSLVARLINHPCIHCSELL, translated from the exons ATGATTCGGAATCTCCGATCTCGGCGGCGGCCACGTTACGGCGCACAGGTATGTGCTGTGATCTCAGCTCTTCTCCTCTTATTTTCAGTATCTGTTCTCTACAGCCGCCTTTCCCTCTCTTCCAAATCCCACATGTATCCCCACCACTCCTCCGAAGATAACAACGACGCGGTTTTCCACTCCATCCCTCTCCTCTCCGACTCCGAAGACGTCGCCACCACCACCATCACCTCCTCAACCGACGACAAAATTGACGAACTCGATACTCTCGAAGAAAACGACATAACCGAAGACGACAACAACAATGAGATCGAGCAAGAGGAGCAAGAAATCACGACTATGAATAAAAAAGACAAGATCTTTTCGTCTGGGCATTTTTATTTCGACCATTTAAGTGGATCAATCAGAAGAGCTTTCAATAAACGTTCGATTCAAGATTGGGATTACGATGGAGGGTTTTTGAACGAAGGGTTTTCGGGGGAAGATGTCAAAATTAAGGCAACCTTTGGATCCGATGATATCCCATTGGATGAGGAAGTTAGGAGCAAGATGACTGAAGTGGAAAGTATTGAAGATGCTTTGCTGGTCAAGAAAGTTGCTGGGAGAAAAGTGAACCCTTTGAGGGAGAAATGGGGTGATTGGTTTGATAAGAAAAGTGATTTTTTGAGAAGGGATAGAATGTTTAAGTCGAATTTGGAGATTTTGAATCCTTTGAATAATCCTTTGCTGCAAGACCCTGACGGGGTTGGTGCTACTGGCTTGACTAGAGGGGATAAAATGGTGCAGAAGTGGATTTTGAGTGAGTTTAAGAAGGTCCCTTTTACTGGGAAGAAGCCCTTGGGGATTTCCGAGACGGGCTTGAAGGTTAAGAAAGGCAGTGAGagtaagaaaaatgaaaatgcgAGGAATGTGTTAAGCGAAAGAGAAAGTAGTAGTAGTGAAGATTTGAGTTCAAATACAAATAGGAATGAAAGTAGAATTAGGAAGAATGAGGTCAAGAATGGAGATTTGGAGACTTATAAGACTAACACTGAGTTTTCAGGCCATATATATGCGGATGGAAAGAGATGGGGTTACTATCCTGGATTGGACTCAAGGTTGTCTTTTACAGATTTTGTGGATGCATTTTTTAAGAAAGGGAAGTGTGATATGAGAGTTTTTATAATATGGAATTCCCCTCCATGGATGTATAGTGTTAGGCACCAAAGGGGGCTAGAGAGTCTGCTTGCTCAGCATAGAGATGCTTGTGTCTTAGTGTTCTCCGAAACGGTTGAGCTTGATTTCTTCAAAGACAGCTTTTTGAAAGATGG TTACAAAGTTGCTGTAGCAATGCCAAACCTTGATGAATTGTTGAAAGATACACCCACCCATGTATTTGCATCTGTGTGGTTTAAATGGAGAAAGACAAAGTTCTATACTATCCATTATAGTGAGCTCGTTCGACTTGCTGCTCTTTACAA ATATGGTGGCATTTATCTTGATTCTGACATTATAGTTCTGAAACCGTTATTGGCACTCAATAATTCTGTGGGCCTTGAAGATCAAGGAAGCTCTTTGAATGGAGCTTTAATGGCATTTAGAAAGGAGAG TCCTTTTATAATGGAGTGTTTGAATGAGTTCTATTTGACGTATGATGATACCCGATTGAGATGGAATGGGGCTGATCTTCTATCAAGAGTTGCAAAAAGGTTTTCGAATGAAAAGAACATATCCATCAAACGGCCAGAGTTGAATGTGCAACCTTCCGCTGTTTTCTTCCCTATTAGTTCTCAGCATATTATAAG ATACTTTGTTTCACCGACGACGGAATCTGAGAAATTGCAGCAAGATGCTTTATTCAACAGGATTCTGACCGAGTCTGTGACGTTTCATTTCTGGAACAGCTTGACGTCTGCGCTCATTCCAGAGCCAAAGAGCCTCGTAGCCAGGCTTATTAACCATCCATGTATTCATTGCTCCGAATTGTTGTGA